In the genome of Candidatus Atribacteria bacterium, the window AAAAACCGGATAAATTAGCCGATGTAATTGCTTCAAATTTAGTTTTAAAGGTAAAAGATAAACAGAATCTGTTGGAAATAACTAATCCTTTAGAAAGACTGGAGAAAATAATTGTTCTTTTGAAAAAAGAGATCAGTATTTTGGAATTAGAAAAAAAGATACAAGAAAGAGTGGAAATAAATTTAGAAAATTACCAAAAAGACTATTATTTGAAGGAGCAGTTAAAAGAAATACAAAAGGAATTAGGAGACAATGAAGAAAACGCTTCGGAAGCAGATGAATTCAAGGAAAAAATATTTTCTCTAAAACTTGAGCAAGAAGTGGAAGAGAAGTGCATTAAAGAAGCTAACCGATTGGTAAAAATGCCCTTTTTATCTGCCGAGAGTGGAGTCATAATCAACTATTTAGAATGGATCATATCCCTCCCTTGGAATGACACTACCCAAGATAAATTAGATATAAAATTAGTAAAAAAAGTTTTAGATGAAGACCATTATGGTTTATTAGATATTAAAGAAAGAATCTTAGAGTACCTGGCAGTAAAAAAAATGAGCAACGAACAGTTAGGGACCATACTATGTTTAATCGGACCTCCAGGAGTAGGAAAGACATCCTTGGCAAAATCAATCGCTCGGGCAATGGGTAGAAAATTTGTAAGAGCATCTCTGGGAGGTATAAGGGATGAAGCAGACATACGTGGACACCGAAAAACTTATATAGGTTCTATGCCGGGAAGAATTATTCAAGGGATAGTTAACGTAAAATCTAAAAATCCGGTTTTTTTATTGGATGAAATTGACAAAATGGGAGTGGATTTTAGGGGAGACCCTTCTTCAGCACTTTTAGAAGTATTAGATCCTGAGCAAAACAATTCTTTTAGAGATCATTATTTAGAAGTCCCCTTTGATCTTTCAGAAGTCATGTTTATCACGACTGCTAATAATGAAGATGAAATACCTTATTCCCTAAGGGACAGAATGGAAATAATTAATATTCCCGGGTATACCGAATATGAAAAATTACAGATAGCGCAATTTTTTTTACTGCCCAAGCGATTGAATAATCATGGATTCAAGAAAGATGATATAGAAATATCTGAAAAAGCTATGAAAAAAATGATTCAGGAATATACTCATGAGGCGGGAGTAAGAAGCTTAGAAAAAGAGATTTCATCAATATGCAGAAAAGTTGCTTTGAAATTAATTTATTTTAAAAAGAATAAAAATAATAGAGTTAAAATTACCTTAAAAAATCTGGAAAATTATTTGGGAGTACCTAAATTTAAAATTGATAAAATCGGAAAAGAAGACGCTGTTGGTTTAGCCACAGGTTTAGCCTGGACTGAGATCGGTGGAGAAGTATTATCAGTGGAAACCATAGTCATGCCCGGAAAAGGTAAATTAACCTTAACCGGACAGTTAGGTGATATTATGCAAGAATCGGGTAAGGCAGCCTTAACCTATGCTCGTTCTCGGGCAAAAATATTAAAATTAGATAATAAATTTTACGAGAATTGTGATATTCATGTTCATATTCCGGAAGGGGCGGTTCCCAAAGATGGCCCATCCGCCGGTATAACTATGGCTACTTCTTTGGTTTCCTCACTTACCGACATCCCAATTCGAAAAGATGTAGCTATGACAGGTGAAATTACTCTGCGTGGAAAAGTATTACCGGTAGGTGGTCTAAAAGAAAAGATACTTGCCGCTTATCAATCGGGTATAAAAACCATTATTATACCTAAAGATAATTTTAAGAATTTAGAAGATTTGCCTAATGATATTAAAAAAAGATTAAAATTTATTATGGTAAATAATTTAGACGAAGTATTAAAAAATGCTCTTACCAGAAGTCCTTTTTAATTATAACTTTTTTTGACAGATAGCAGGGTCTGTAGTACTATAGATG includes:
- the lon gene encoding endopeptidase La → MNSKNIKSLEKNILPLLPLRELVVFPNMIIPLFVGREQSINALEEAINSKSMIFITAQVDSEVEKPKAEDVYSIGTIAKIIQIYKLPDDTIKILVEGLSRAKIKNTKRFNNYFKVEVEKIKVKNGKNLKIEALMRLAINRFEQYFKFNNKLPSEMMLSIKNIEKPDKLADVIASNLVLKVKDKQNLLEITNPLERLEKIIVLLKKEISILELEKKIQERVEINLENYQKDYYLKEQLKEIQKELGDNEENASEADEFKEKIFSLKLEQEVEEKCIKEANRLVKMPFLSAESGVIINYLEWIISLPWNDTTQDKLDIKLVKKVLDEDHYGLLDIKERILEYLAVKKMSNEQLGTILCLIGPPGVGKTSLAKSIARAMGRKFVRASLGGIRDEADIRGHRKTYIGSMPGRIIQGIVNVKSKNPVFLLDEIDKMGVDFRGDPSSALLEVLDPEQNNSFRDHYLEVPFDLSEVMFITTANNEDEIPYSLRDRMEIINIPGYTEYEKLQIAQFFLLPKRLNNHGFKKDDIEISEKAMKKMIQEYTHEAGVRSLEKEISSICRKVALKLIYFKKNKNNRVKITLKNLENYLGVPKFKIDKIGKEDAVGLATGLAWTEIGGEVLSVETIVMPGKGKLTLTGQLGDIMQESGKAALTYARSRAKILKLDNKFYENCDIHVHIPEGAVPKDGPSAGITMATSLVSSLTDIPIRKDVAMTGEITLRGKVLPVGGLKEKILAAYQSGIKTIIIPKDNFKNLEDLPNDIKKRLKFIMVNNLDEVLKNALTRSPF